A stretch of the Nakaseomyces glabratus chromosome L, complete sequence genome encodes the following:
- the ELC1 gene encoding elongin C (CAGL0L12716g~Ortholog(s) have ubiquitin-protein transferase activity and role in global genome nucleotide-excision repair, protein ubiquitination involved in ubiquitin-dependent protein catabolic process) yields MTAVVLVSKDGGEFSIGREAALVSPTLKSMLEGPFKEKDGHIDLPEMSSDVVQKVIEYLEYKLKYQDADPQKEDVPEFDVPTEMSLELLLAADYLGI; encoded by the coding sequence ATGACTGCAGTTGTGCTAGTATCGAAGGATGGAGGAGAGTTCAGTATTGGAAGGGAAGCGGCGTTGGTATCGCCGACGCTGAAGTCGATGCTGGAAGGCCCATTCAAGGAGAAAGATGGTCACATTGATCTTCCCGAGATGAGTTCGGATGTGGTGCAGAAAGTCATTGAGTACCTGGAGTATAAGCTGAAATACCAGGATGCGGACCCACAGAAGGAGGATGTACCTGAATTCGATGTCCCTACGGAGATGTCCCTGGAATTGTTGCTGGCAGCAGATTACCTAGGTATATAA
- the SGF11 gene encoding SAGA histone acetyltransferase complex subunit SGF11 (CAGL0L12738g~Ortholog(s) have enzyme activator activity, role in histone deubiquitination, regulation of transcription from RNA polymerase II promoter and DUBm complex, SAGA complex localization), with protein sequence MTEQHETIQSVTDGIYNNLVTSMIHSIVSKETAREKLLRSRYGSYKQYHYDPNSQLDIHGNPKQQDSSQYFYCENCGREVSGNRFAAHLQRCLTRGSRR encoded by the coding sequence ATGACTGAGCAACACGAGACTATACAGTCCGTTACTGATGGGATATACAATAACCTGGTTACATCTATGATACATAGCATAGTGAGTAAAGAGACCGCTAGGGAAAAGCTGCTGCGAAGCCGGTACGGTTCTTATAAGCAGTACCACTATGATCCCAACAGCCAGTTGGATATACATGGTAATCCAAAGCAGCAGGACAGCTCACAGTATTTCTATTGTGAGAACTGTGGACGTGAAGTCTCTGGTAACAGATTTGCAGCACATCTGCAGAGGTGCTTGACCAGAGGAAGCAGACGCTGA
- the NOP4 gene encoding mRNA-binding ribosome biosynthesis protein NOP4 (CAGL0L12672g~Ortholog(s) have mRNA binding activity, role in cellular response to drug, maturation of LSU-rRNA from tricistronic rRNA transcript (SSU-rRNA, 5.8S rRNA, LSU-rRNA) and nucleolus, preribosome, large subunit precursor localization), producing the protein MSDRVQEANVGESAVDNGLDMKTLFVRSIPESVTDEQLADFFSNFAPIRHAVVVKDVNKKSRGFGFVSFAVEDDTKIALKEARKTKLDGAQLKVDIARRRDRSGKNEDKSAQKEIDRNSSKRSYGDENTEGGEEDESSLLKGKPKLIIRNMPWSCRDPTKLKKIFGKYGVVVDASIPRKRDGKLCGFAFVTMNKISNCKKALEDTKNLTIDGRKVAVDFAVQKNKWEEYKTKYEKEDDEAKDDGSDSSSDKEDKISVSDSEGDEDGEDVEEEEEVEEEKPRKQKNRREDFSVFVRNVPYDATEESLFDHFSKFGPVKYALPVIDKNTGLAKGTAFVAFKDEKTYKYCVDNSPQTGATSLLIGDDVLPEYVYEGRVLAVTPTLEREHADRIAEKNAEKRKEALGKGTGEKDKRNLYLLNEGRIAEGSQLASLLPAKDMEIREKSYKQRVEQIKKNPSLFLSMTRLAIRNLPRAMTDKTLKALARKAVVEFAKEVQNGVRHPLSKEEIVRSTKEKYKFMNPEEIEQQKKKDKKHGVVKQAKIIMEVKGSTVGRSRGYGFVEYKDHKHALMGLRWLNAHMVTTEEILEGMTEEEQKSIQGDISKGRHLCVEFALENAGVVNRRRHHEKQSREISRKRKRDEFDTETKAKEEKDKQESEKTGKSGLSDAVKKAIGMKRKKRRMGKK; encoded by the coding sequence aTGAGCGATAGAGTACAAGAAGCGAATGTTGGCGAGTCCGCTGTTGACAATGGTCTTGACATGAAGACATTATTTGTGAGATCAATCCCTGAGAGTGTGACAGATGAGCAACTTGctgatttcttttcaaattttgcTCCAATCAGACACGCAGTGGTTGTTAAGGATGTTAACAAGAAATCAAGAGGTTTTGGTTTTGTTAGTTTTGCAGTTGAGGATGATACAAAGATAGCTTTGAAAGAGGCTAGAAAGACTAAGTTGGATGGTGCTCAATTGAAGGTTGATATTGCTAGGAGAAGAGACCGTTCAGGTAAAAATGAGGACAAGTCTGCACAAAAGGAAATCGACAGGAACAGCAGTAAGAGAAGCTATGGGGATGAAAATACTGAAGGTGGAGAAGAGGATGAGTCATCATTATTGAAGGGTAAGCCTAAGTTGATTATCAGAAACATGCCATGGAGCTGTAGAGACCCAACCAAATTAAAGAAGATCTTTGGAAAATATGGTGTTGTAGTTGATGCTAGTATTCCAAGAAAAAGAGATGGTAAACTATGCGGGTTTGCATTTGTAACAATGAATAAAATCAGCAACTGTAAGAAGGCCCTCGAAGACACAAAGAATCTAACCATTGATGGAAGAAAAGTGGCTGTTGATTTTGCTGTTCAGAAGAACAAATGGGAAGAATACAAGActaaatatgaaaaagaagatgacgaaGCAAAGGATGACGGAAGTGATTCCAGCTCCgataaagaagataaaatatCAGTTTCCGATAGTGAAGGCGATGAGGATGGCGAAGATgtagaggaagaagaagaggtagaagaggaaaagccaagaaaacaaaagaatagAAGAGAGGACTTTTCTGTTTTTGTTAGAAATGTTCCTTATGATGCTACAGAGGAGTCATTGTTTGATCATTTCAGTAAGTTTGGTCCTGTTAAATACGCTTTACCTGTCATTGACAAGAACACCGGCCTCGCTAAAGGTACTGCGTTTGTTGCTTTCAAAGATGAGAAGACATACAAGTACTGTGTTGACAATTCGCCACAAACAGGTGCTACTTCTTTGTTAATTGGTGATGATGTATTACCGGAATACGTTTATGAGGGCCGTGTTTTGGCAGTAACGCCAACACTTGAACGTGAGCATGCTGACAGGATTGCTGAAAAGAATGCTGAAAAGAGAAAGGAAGCGTTGGGTAAGGGTACTGGTGAAAAGGACAAGAGAAATCTCTACTTGTTGAATGAGGGTAGAATTGCAGAAGGTTCTCAATTAGCATCCTTGTTACCTGCAAAAGACATGGAAATTAGAGAGAAGTCATATAAGCAAAGAGTCGAacaaattaaaaagaaCCCATCATTATTCTTGTCTATGACCAGACTTGCTATCAGAAATTTGCCAAGAGCTATGACAGATAAGACTTTGAAGGCACTAGCAAGAAAAGCTGTAGTAGAGTTTGCCAAAGAGGTTCAAAACGGTGTAAGGCATCCTTTgagtaaagaagaaattgtaCGTTCTacaaaagagaaatatAAATTCATGAACCCAGAAGAAATCGAGcagcaaaagaagaaggacaaGAAGCATGGTGTTGTCAAGCAAGCTAAAATAATTATGGAAGTTAAAGGTTCCACTGTTGGAAGAAGTAGGGGTTATGGTTTTGTTGAATATAAAGATCACAAGCATGCTCTTATGGGCCTGAGATGGTTGAATGCTCATATGGTTACCACTGAAGAAATATTGGAAGGTATGACAGAGGAGGAACAAAAATCAATTCAAGGTGACATTTCTAAGGGTAGGCATCTGTGTGTCGAATTTGCATTAGAAAACGCTGGTGTTGtcaacagaagaagacatCATGAAAAGCAAAGTCGTGAAATTTCCCGtaagagaaagagagatgAATTTGACACCGAAACCAAAGCtaaggaagaaaaagataagCAAGAGTCCGAGAAGACTGGTAAAAGTGGTTTGTCCGATGCGGTTAAAAAAGCTATCGGTATGAAACgtaagaagagaagaatggggaaaaaataa
- the SSN3 gene encoding cyclin-dependent serine/threonine protein kinase SSN3 (CAGL0L12650g~Ortholog(s) have RNA polymerase II carboxy-terminal domain kinase activity, cyclin-dependent protein serine/threonine kinase activity): protein MQNSGRDLWQNQSGYMSSLQQGLNKSNMVGASTSHGKTPMLMANNDVFTIAPYRTRKDNARVSVLDKYEIIGYIAAGTYGKVYKAKSRQSSKSSSSTGSDSLAQDTKPTTEFSNTSSLQNAGTYGDMMGAHGPNSNNISAGGNTNPELSTRNNPNNPRVPTSTIISGDKRNSENTDNRRKAETTMYYAIKKFKTEKDGIEQLHYTGISQSACREMALCRELDNNHLTKLVEIFLQKKSIYMVYEFAEHDLLQIIHFHSHPEKRMIPPRMIRSIMWQILDGVSYLHQNWVLHRDLKPANIMVTMDGVVKIGDLGLARKFSNMLQTMYTGDKVVVTIWYRAPELLLGARHYTPAIDLWAVGCIFAELIGLQPIFKGEEAKMDSKKTVPFQANQLQRILKILGTPTPKSWPHLQKYPEYEQLSKFPKYRDNLPGWFHSAGGRDKHALSLLYHLLNYNPIERIDAINALDHSYFTHGDMPVCENVFEGLNYKYPARRIHTNDNDILNLGLHKPKVPAKVVQPTMNNSTATLGGLGVNKRILAAAAAAAAAVSGNSSSQSSRNMEPMKKKRK, encoded by the coding sequence ATGCAGAACTCCGGAAGGGACCTGTGGCAGAATCAAAGTGGTTACATGTCTTCTTTGCAACAGGGTCTCAATAAGAGCAACATGGTTGGGGCAAGCACTAGCCATGGAAAAACTCCCATGCTCATGGCAAACAATGATGTCTTTACAATAGCGCCTTACAGAACCAGAAAGGACAATGCGCGGGTGTCAGTGTTGGACAAATATGAAATCATCGGATATATAGCAGCAGGTACATATGGTAAAGTCTACAAGGCTAAGAGCAGGCAATCATCTAAGAGCAGTTCTAGTACGGGGTCTGATTCTTTAGCTCAGGATACCAAACCAACCACTGAATTCTCGAATACTAGTAGTCTTCAAAATGCTGGCACATATGGAGATATGATGGGCGCACACGGTCcaaatagtaataatatcAGTGCTGGAGGTAACACAAATCCAGAATTATCTACACGCAATAACCCTAATAACCCCAGAGTACCAACTAGCACTATAATATCAGGAGACAAACGAAATAGTGAAAATACAGATAATAGAAGGAAAGCTGAAACTACAATGTATTATGCTATTAAGAAGTTTAAGACAGAAAAGGATGGTATAGAGCAATTACATTACACAGGTATCTCTCAAAGTGCTTGTAGAGAAATGGCATTGTGTCGAGAACTAGACAATAACCACTTAACAAAATTAGTTGAGATTTTtttacaaaagaaaagcatcTATATGGTATATGAATTTGCGGAACATGACCTGTTACAAATCATTCACTTTCACTCACATCCAGAAAAAAGAATGATCCCTCCTAGAATGATACGATCAATTATGTGGCAGATCCTTGATGGAGTATCATATTTACATCAAAACTGGGTACTTCATAGAGACTTGAAACCCGCAAACATTATGGTTACTATGGATGGTGTTGTCAAAATTGGTGATTTAGGTCTAGCGAGAAAATTCTCCAATATGTTACAAACAATGTATACTGGTGATAAGGTGGTCGTTACAATTTGGTATAGAGCCCCAGAACTTTTATTAGGAGCAAGACATTACACCCCTGCTATAGATCTGTGGGCTGTTGGTTGTATATTTGCAGAATTAATAGGTTTACAACCGATATTCAAGGGTGAGGAAGCCAAGATGGATTCTAAAAAGACCGTTCCATTCCAAGCCAACCAACTACAGCGtattttaaaaattctTGGAACCCCAACCCCAAAATCATGGCCTCATTTACAAAAGTACCCTGAATACGAGCAACTTTCCAAGTTTCCTAAGTATAGAGACAATTTACCAGGCTGGTTCCACTCTGCTGGCGGTCGGGATAAACACGCTCTGAGTTTGTTATATCACCTACTGAACTATAACCCTATTGAAAGAATAGATGCCATAAACGCTCTTGACCATAGCTATTTTACTCATGGTGACATGCCAGTTTGTGAAAATGTCTTTGAAGGTCTGAACTACAAATACCCAGCCAGAAGGATTCACActaatgataatgatattttgaacTTAGGTTTACATAAACCGAAGGTTCCAGCAAAGGTTGTACAACCGACAATGAATAATAGTACTGCCACTCTTGGTGGTTTAGGtgtaaataaaagaatacTTGCAGCAGCAGCTGCAGCAGCTGCAGCTGTTTCTGGTAATTCCTCCTCTCAATCATCAAGAAACATGGAaccaatgaagaaaaagaggAAATGA
- the VPS16 gene encoding tethering complex subunit VPS16 (CAGL0L12694g~Ortholog(s) have phosphatidylinositol binding activity) — protein MASPSLHWEKLGDKFWRSKEVCQLNWFGGNNSSGDDTLEMSCSATCLSLFAIEVDNSVHVFDRTGHFITKTAIDQKFGKLVKLAFTEDEDLVLVYTNGVEILKDWNVSDKISVPLVVDVDDTIWDYKSGVLILRNSKDIYQLIDNKLVLLHKNTENYEILVKDGWDCKNGDVVILDLDSVWRFDLRSHHFKKIIAGCHYHRLYLSYNGQLCLYNGKGDRLDFYSLKGDDLNRNITLQKAPRDIKWDFEGNLSVLYEDELFLYNSQSQYVSFWYPYGIVLLEIFLDGILVVTTNQLSFVTQVKESTSSIFKIGSVTAGALLLDAFKELETNLPKAIENLRSIDLSTAVVDCLTASLEESDVKVQKQLLGAASFGKESLPYKSFDSSFFVSICNKLKILNFLNSIDFFITNDEYDYYKIEGILDMLLKMGKYYESIKLLELANRPDLKPKVFVQWCIVKIRVSSDLEDIKILDIINKQLSVLNTKNNVPMATIAGYSYSEGRFKLARELCKMEKLTPTKVAMLMKLEDYNIAVQECLHEGSCALTISLLLELKDKLPASQFTKLLILEMRDTQLFPYYEQDNYEFLYDYFRQIDEYKDLAHVLRRSVNKNLSLQSIQPQILELYNTIPHKTEHLKQDISLIQREVKRNQYMTEINNKLGTNFEREPLNDVLAKLIELKQDRVAKDLVKKFDIPERNFHITTLKVLVKQKRFEELSSFMTGIRPAISYQYIFDYIKKRGHKLEASEYISHLHVSYSDKMALYLECKNYRAAVELAGREKDVMGLKDVYAKIPANEPQVKALANQILATL, from the coding sequence ATGGCGAGCCCCAGTCTGCATTGGGAGAAGTTGGGCGATAAGTTTTGGCGGAGCAAGGAGGTATGCCAGCTGAACTGGTTCGGGGGTAATAACAGCAGTGGGGATGATACATTGGAAATGAGCTGCTCAGCAACATGTTTGTCTCTTTTTGCTATCGAGGTTGATAATTCCGTACACGTATTTGACAGAACAGGGCATTTCATTACCAAGACGGCAATAGATCAGAAGTTTGGGAAGCTAGTAAAGCTCGCCTTtactgaagatgaagacCTGGTTCTTGTTTATACAAATGGTGTTGAGATTTTAAAGGACTGGAATGTATCTGATAAGATTTCGGTTCCTTTAGTGGTTGATGTTGATGACACAATATGGGATTACAAGTCTGGTGTGCTTATCCTTCGAAACTCAAAAGATATTTACCAATTAATTGATAATAAGCTGGTCTTATTGCATAAGAACACTGAAAACTATGAGATACTTGTAAAAGATGGTTGGGATTGTAAGAATGGGGATGTGGTTATCTTGGATTTGGATTCCGTTTGGAGGTTTGATCTTAGGAGCCATCACTTCAAGAAAATTATAGCAGGATGTCATTATCACAGATTATATTTGTCATATAACGGCCAATTATGTCTATATAATGGGAAAGGAGACAGGCTTGATTTTTATTCCTTGAAAGGAGATGATCTCAATAGGAATATCACTCTACAGAAGGCGCCTCGGGATATTAAGTGGGACTTCGAAGGAAATCTTTCAGTACTATATGAAGACGAACTTTTCTTATATAACAGTCAATCACAATATGTCAGTTTCTGGTACCCCTATGGAATAGTACTAttagaaatatttttggaTGGAATCTTGGTTGTGACCACTAACCAGCTCAGCTTCGTTACTCAGGTGAAGGAGAGTACCTCTAGTATATTTAAGATTGGTTCAGTGACTGCTGGTGCTTTACTCCTTGATGCTTTCAAAGAGCTGGAAACAAACTTACCTAAGGCTATCGAAAACCTGAGAAGTATAGATTTATCAACAGCAGTGGTGGATTGTCTAACAGCATCCTTGGAAGAATCGGATGTTAAAGTACAAAAGCAACTTCTCGGAGCTGCATCATTTGGAAAGGAATCGCTCCCCTACAAGTCATTTGACTCTAGTTTCTTCGTTAGTATTTGCAATAAATTGAAGATCTTAAACTTTCTAAACTCGATTGACTTCTTCATAACCAATGATGAGTACGACTATTATAAGATTGAAGGTATTCTGGATATGTTGTTGAAAATGGGTAAATACTATGAGTCTATCAAACTCTTAGAGCTAGCTAATAGACCTGATTTAAAACCTAAGGTATTTGTCCAGTGGTGCATCGTGAAAATAAGAGTATCATCAGATTTGGAAGATATTAAAATACTGGATATTATTAACAAACAACTAAGTGTCCTGAATACCAAGAACAATGTCCCAATGGCAACAATTGCCGGGTATTCCTATTCGGAAGGTAGGTTTAAGTTGGCGCGGGAGTTGTGCAAAATGGAGAAATTAACACCTACCAAAGTGGCAATGTTAATGAAATTAGAAGATTACAACATTGCAGTACAGGAATGTCTTCATGAAGGTTCTTGTGCGTTAACAATCTCACTATTGCTTGAATTAAAAGATAAGTTGCCAGCATCTCAATTTACTaaacttttgattttagAGATGAGAGATACTCAGTTATTTCCTTACTATGAGCAAGACAACTATGAATTTCTGTATGACTATTTCAGACAAATTGATGAGTATAAGGATTTGGCGCATGTTTTAAGGCGATCAGTTAATAAAAATCTTTCTCTGCAGTCGATACAACCTCAGATCCTTGAACTTTATAACACAATACCACACAAAACAGAACATCTGAAACAAGATATATCATTGATACAACGTGAagtgaaaagaaatcaatatATGACTGAGATTAACAATAAATTGGGGACTAACTTTGAGAGAGAACCCTTGAATGACGTCTTAGCCAAGTTGATAGAATTAAAACAAGACCGTGTTGCTAAAGATCTTGtgaaaaaatttgatatccCTGAAAGAAATTTCCACATCACAACATTAAAGGTTCTAGTGAAACAGAAGAGGTTCGAGGAGTTATCCTCCTTTATGACAGGGATAAGACCTGCAATCAGTTACCAGTACATATTCGACTATATCAAAAAGCGTGGGCACAAATTAGAGGCATCAGAATATATCTCACACCTTCATGTGTCGTATTCCGACAAGATGGCCCTATATTTGGAATGTAAGAACTACAGAGCTGCGGTTGAACTTGCTGGTCGAGAAAAGGATGTAATGGGACTCAAAGACGTATACGCAAAGATCCCCGCCAACGAGCCCCAGGTTAAGGCGCTGGCTAATCAAATACTAGCAACCTTATAA
- the DIG1 gene encoding Dig1p (CAGL0L12782g~Ortholog(s) have DNA binding, transcription factor binding activity), with product MPVKVKVKRERVDESLKRKRPPPLEFKRKRNVVVRYVGPTVRRIPLFVPQYVPTPMYFLPQPYQVEHRGKNKIVDIMSPITHGVAEGVTVAEEDSQDDCEDDHSIEERDEDKVDGEAEAEAVAVSEAEGEAEAGPEIPSGAGDDTCTGGQGTLENHHITSQETNQDIEYKADQEEGEKTCVEANCDGDKKCEEDDDHSHLAIEDGAIPTPNITRDVQGAFTKDVQGAITINNHSYEFQFPSRTADTDRKLFLSICNKIWSERPTK from the coding sequence ATGCCGGTGAAAGTGAAAGTGAAACGAGAACGAGTGGACGAGTCATTGAAGCGGAAGAGACCGCCTCCGTTGGAGTTCAAGCGAAAGCGCAACGTTGTGGTGAGGTATGTGGGGCCGACGGTGCGCAGGATCCCGCTGTTTGTCCCGCAGTATGTGCCCACGCCGATGTACTTCTTGCCGCAGCCTTACCAGGTGGAGCATCGAGGCAAGAACAAGATCGTCGATATAATGAGTCCCATCACGCATGGCGTCGCGGAGGGAGTCACTGTCGCGGAGGAAGACTCGCAAGACGACTGCGAAGATGATCACAGCATCGAGGAAAGAGACGAGGACAAGGTTGATGGTGAAGCAGAAGCAGAAGCAGTAGCAGTATCAGAAGCAGAAGGTGAAGCAGAAGCTGGGCCTGAAATCCCAAGTGGAGCTGGAGATGATACCTGTACTGGGGGTCAGGGGACACTCGAGAACCATCACATCACCAGTCAGGAGACCAACCAGGATATCGAGTATAAGGCGGACCAGGAAGAAGGTGAGAAGACGTGTGTAGAGGCCAACTGCGACGGTGACAAGAAGTGCGAAGAGGACGACGACCACTCGCACCTGGCGATCGAGGACGGCGCGATCCCCACGCCTAACATCACGAGGGATGTCCAGGGAGCCTTCACAAAGGATGTTCAAGGAGCCATTACCATCAACAACCACAGCTACGAATTCCAGTTCCCTTCCCGCACCGCAGACACCGACAGGAAGCTGTTCCTCAGCATCTGCAACAAGATATGGTCCGAGAGACCTACCAAATAG
- the CAM1 gene encoding translation elongation factor EF1B gamma (CAGL0L12760g~Ortholog(s) have DNA binding transcription factor activity, calcium ion binding, core promoter binding, guanyl-nucleotide exchange factor activity, phospholipid binding activity): MSQGALYANARVRTMVPRALIRHLKLDIDILDPAQEEERFARDFPWKKVPAFAGKNFKLTEAMAINYYLINLSSDEKFKQQMLGATLEEQAQVIRWESLANSDLIMQMAEAFFPLIGNVPYNKRVVDAALVKVEQIVSLFEERLTHYTFLASENLSLADLVCCAIFTRGFDYLFGKQWRAEHPAIVRWFNHVRSTDIMKEEYKDFKFIDKQVEPPKTESKKPKKAEKKADKPAEKPAAEAPQQEKKPKHPLEALGRSTFVLDEWKRKYSNEDTRPVALPWFWEHYNPEEYSLWKVGYKYNDELTMTFMSNNLVGGFFNRLSASTKYMFGCLVVYGENNNNGIVGAVMVRGQDHVPAFDVAPDWESYEYTKLDPTKEEDKEFVNNMWAWDKPVVVNGESKEIADGKVLK; this comes from the coding sequence ATGTCTCAAGGTGCTCTGTATGCTAATGCCCGTGTCAGAACCATGGTCCCAAGGGCCTTGATTCGCCACTTGAAGCTTGACATCGATATTCTGGACCCTGCCCAGGAAGAGGAGAGGTTTGCCCGTGACTTCCCATGGAAGAAGGTTCCTGCCTTCGCCGGCAAGAACTTTAAGTTGACCGAGGCCATGGCCATCAACTACTACTTGATCAACTTGTCCTCTGACGAGAAGTTCAAGCAGCAAATGTTGGGTGCCACTTTGGAGGAGCAAGCCCAAGTCATCAGATGGGAGTCCCTAGCCAACAGTGACTTGATCATGCAGATGGCCGAGGCTTTCTTCCCATTGATCGGTAACGTCCCATACAACAAGCGTGTTGTCGATGCTGCTTTGGTCAAGGTCGAGCAAATTGTCTCCTTGTTCGAGGAGAGATTGACCCACTACACTTTCTTGGCCTCCGAGAACTTGTCTCTAGCTGACTTGGTTTGCTGCGCTATCTTCACCAGAGGTTTCGACTACTTGTTCGGTAAGCAATGGAGAGCTGAGCACCCAGCCATCGTCAGATGGTTCAACCACGTCAGAAGCACTGACATCATGAAGGAAGAGTACAAGGACTTCAAGTTCATCGACAAGCAAGTCGAACCACCAAAGACTGAGTCCAAGAAGCCTAAGAAGGCTGAGAAGAAGGCTGATAAGCCAGCTGAAAAGCCAGCTGCTGAAGCTCCACAACAGGAAAAGAAGCCAAAGCATCCATTGGAAGCTCTTGGTAGATCCACTTTTGTTCTAGATGAATGGAAGAGAAAGTACTCTAACGAAGACACCAGACCAGTCGCTTTGCCATGGTTCTGGGAACACTACAACCCAGAGGAATACTCCTTGTGGAAGGTCGGTTACAAGTACAACGACGAGTTAACCATGACTTTCATGTCCAACAACTTGGTCGGTGGTTTCTTCAACAGATTGTCCGCTTCCACTAAGTACATGTTTGGTTGTTTAGTTGTCTATGgtgaaaacaacaacaacggTATCGTTGGTGCCGTTATGGTCAGAGGTCAAGACCACGTCCCAGCCTTCGACGTCGCCCCAGACTGGGAATCCTACGAATACACCAAGTTGGACCCAACTAAGGAAGAAGACAAGGAATTCGTCAACAACATGTGGGCTTGGGACAAGCCAGTTGTTGTCAACGGTGAATCTAAGGAGATCGCTGATGGTAAGGTCTTGAAATAA